The proteins below come from a single Halostagnicola larsenii XH-48 genomic window:
- a CDS encoding DUF7534 family protein produces MPDSVFVRFVITAAVASVFVFTLTTLLLPPDPISQLLAGGLLVVVVLPISFLLSYGGGYESLAKRVD; encoded by the coding sequence ATGCCTGATTCGGTGTTCGTCCGCTTCGTGATCACAGCCGCGGTGGCTTCCGTGTTCGTGTTCACACTCACGACGCTCCTCCTTCCCCCCGACCCCATCTCACAACTGCTTGCGGGAGGGCTACTGGTAGTCGTCGTGCTCCCTATTTCCTTTCTCCTCAGTTATGGAGGCGGATACGAATCGCTCGCAAAGCGAGTGGATTGA